One Fundulus heteroclitus isolate FHET01 chromosome 1, MU-UCD_Fhet_4.1, whole genome shotgun sequence genomic window carries:
- the tktb gene encoding transketolase-like protein 2, translating to MASYHKPDEKTLQGLKDIANKLRINSIKATCASNSGHPTSCCSAAELMSVLFFHTMRYKADDPRNQCNDRFVLSKGHAAPVLYAAWAEAGFVKESDLLNLRKIDCDLEGHPTPKLAFVDVATGSLGQGLGAACGMAYTGKHFDKASYRVYCMLGDGECSEGSVWEAMAFASYYKLDNLVAILDVNRLGQSEPAPLQHDMETYRKRCEGFGWNTYVVDGHDVEELCKAFWQAQQVKGKPTCIVAKTLKGKGLKNIEDLENWHGKPIPKDKVDGLLKDLQSQIQVPNKTVCPELPNDDAAPADLSPISLPSPPAYKKGDKMATRQAYGIALARLGQGSQRVVALDGDTKNSTFSDLFRKAYPERFIECFIAEQNMVGVAIGCATRDRTVAFASTFAAFFSRAYDQIRMGAISQSNVNLVGSHCGVSIGEDGPSQMALEDLAMFRAIPTCTVFYPSDAVSTERAVELSANTKGICFIRTSRPATAVIYAPEEKFEVGVAKVVRQSDSDVVTVIGAGITLHEALAAYDTLKSEGKNIRVIDPFTIKPLDAATILSCARATGGQIITVEDHYKEGGLGEAVLSAVGEEPGIMVTRLAVSAVPRSGKPQELLDMFGISAKHIANAVRKTFAN from the exons ATGGCTAGTTACCACAAACCCGACGAGAAGACTCTGCAGGGACTTAAAGACATTGCTAACAAGCTAAGGATCAACTCCATCAAGGCGACATGCGCTTCTAACTCCGG CCATCCCACATCATGCTGCAGCGCAGCAGAGCTCATGTCTGTGCTCTTCTTCCACACCATGCGCTACAAAGCAGATGATCCTCGTAACCAGTGCAATGACCGCTTTGTGCTCTCAAAG GGTCATGCCGCACCTGTCCTGTATGCTGCCTGGGCAGAAGCCGGTTTCGTGAAGGAATCGGATCTGCTCAACCTGCGTAAGATCgactgtgacctggaggggcaCCCCACACCA AAACTGGCATTTGTCGACGTGGCGACTGGATCTCTTGGTCAAGGTCTTGGGGCTGCTTGTGGGATGGCCTATACTGGCAAACACTTTGACAAAGCCAG TTACCGTGTGTACTGCATGCTCGGTGATGGCGAGTGTTCAGAAGGCTCTGTGTGGGAGGCCATGGCCTTCGCCTCCTACTACAAGCTGGACAACCTGGTGGCCATCCTGGACGTCAATCGTCTCGGTCAGAGCGAGCCGGCACCCCTACAGCACGACATGGAGACCTACCGCAAGCGCTGCGAGGGCTTTGG GTGGAACACGTATGTTGTGGATGGACACGATGTGGAGGAGCTGTGCAAAGCTTTCTGGCAGGCTCAGCAGGTTAAGGGTAAACCCACCTGTATTGTTGCCAAGACCTTGAAAGGAAAAGGACTCAAAA ACATTGAGGATCTTGAAAACTGGCATGGGAAGCCCATCCCTAAAGACAAGGTAGACGGTCTTCTGAAGGACTTGCAGTCTCAGATCCAGGTCCCCAATAAGACCGTCTGCCCAGAGCTTCCCAATGACGATGCAGCACCAGCTGACCTCAGCCCCATCTCCCTACCTTCACCCCCAGCTTACAAGAAGGGAGATAAG ATGGCAACAAGACAAGCCTATGGAATAGCACTGGCCAGACTGGGCCAGGGAAGCCAGAGGGTGGTGGCCCTGGATGGAGACACAAAAAACTCCACTTTCTCAGATTTATTTAGGAAGGCCTACCCCGAGCGCTTCATTGAGTGTTTCATCGCTGAACAAAACATG GTAGGCGTAGCCATTGGCTGTGCCACTCGTGACCGCACCGTTGCGTTCGCCAGCACCTTTGCTGCCTTCTTCTCCAGAGCCTATGATCAGATTCGTATGGGAGCCATCTCCCAGTCAAACGTCAACCTAGTAGGATCCCACTGTGGCGTCTCTATTG GTGAGGACGGTCCATCCCAGATGGCCCTGGAGGACCTGGCCATGTTCCGCGCCATACCGACATGCACGGTGTTCTACCCGAGCGACGCCGTGTCGACAGAGAGGGCTGTTGAACTGTCTGCTAACACAAAG GGAATCTGCTTCATTCGTACTAGCAGACCAGCCACTGCAGTGATCTACGCGCCAGAGGAGAAGTTTGAAGTGGGCGTAGCCAAG GTGGTGCGCCAGTCTGACAGTGATGTGGTGACTGTGATCGGAGCTGGAATCACTCTACACGAAGCACTGGCTGCCTATGATACGCTCAAAAGTGAAG GCAAAAACATTCGTGTGATTGACCCATTCACCATCAAGCCCTTGGATGCTGCCACCATTTTGTCTTGTGCCAGAGCCACAGGGGGGCAGATCATCACAGTGGAGGACCACTACAAGGAGG GTGGTCTTGGTGAAGCAGTGCTGTCTGCAGTGGGAGAGGAGCCTGGCATCATGGTAACCCGGCTGGCGGTGTCTGCTGTTCCCCGCAGCGGAAAGCCCCAGGAGCTCCTGGATATGTTCGGCATCAGCGCCAAGCACATCGCCAACGCTGTCCGCAAGACCTTTGCAAACTAA